One Deinococcus fonticola genomic region harbors:
- a CDS encoding IS4 family transposase yields the protein MKSRSRPLHDPLQTALRSAFPLDARRLAVFTALVLAVIQARTVVLYTLKTHVALPGSLTARYQRLVRFVQFSFPDGLFPRFALSFLPDGPVDLILDRTNWRLGQQDVNILLLSAVWNGFSLPLMWTLLPHGGASDSRARESLVARFLTLCPDQPVRCLLADREFIGRHWFCFLDQHGIAPCIRLPARATIGAHRLPVWAVFKNLQVGEIRVWRRQTLIYGVSLRVAATKNAAGETLYLAYRGPVGPNLRRYAQRWQAENLHAALKTRGFNLEDTGLTRAERVSTLLTVVSVAFIWSAVTGELLAARTAVQIKSHGHRAVSVFRLGLDHLQDLLLHPSPSSWRTLLTLMPRFE from the coding sequence ATGAAATCCCGGAGCCGACCGCTTCACGATCCCTTGCAGACCGCCCTGCGGTCTGCCTTTCCGCTTGATGCCCGCCGCCTGGCGGTCTTCACGGCCCTGGTCCTGGCGGTCATCCAGGCACGCACGGTCGTGCTGTACACCCTGAAAACCCACGTGGCGTTGCCAGGGTCGCTCACGGCCCGCTACCAGCGCCTGGTCCGCTTTGTGCAGTTTTCCTTTCCAGACGGTTTGTTTCCCCGCTTTGCGCTGTCGTTCCTCCCGGATGGTCCCGTGGATCTCATCCTGGACCGGACGAACTGGAGACTCGGGCAGCAGGACGTGAACATCCTGCTGCTCTCCGCCGTGTGGAACGGATTCAGCCTGCCCTTGATGTGGACCCTGCTCCCACACGGTGGGGCCAGTGATTCCCGGGCCCGGGAATCACTCGTGGCGCGCTTCCTGACGCTGTGCCCGGACCAACCAGTCCGGTGCCTGCTCGCCGACCGAGAGTTCATTGGTCGGCACTGGTTTTGTTTCCTGGATCAACACGGCATTGCCCCCTGTATTCGACTCCCGGCACGCGCCACCATCGGCGCCCATCGTCTGCCCGTCTGGGCTGTCTTCAAGAACCTCCAGGTGGGTGAAATCAGGGTCTGGCGCCGCCAGACCCTGATCTACGGCGTCTCCCTGCGGGTGGCCGCGACGAAGAACGCCGCCGGGGAGACGCTGTACCTCGCATACCGGGGGCCCGTGGGACCGAACCTTCGACGATATGCGCAGCGCTGGCAGGCGGAAAACCTGCACGCCGCGCTCAAAACCAGGGGCTTCAACCTGGAGGACACGGGTCTGACCCGCGCGGAGCGGGTGTCCACCCTCTTGACGGTGGTCAGCGTGGCCTTCATCTGGTCGGCCGTGACCGGGGAACTGCTGGCGGCCCGGACAGCAGTACAGATCAAAAGTCACGGACACCGTGCGGTGTCCGTGTTCCGACTCGGCCTGGATCACCTCCAGGATCTCCTCCTGCACCCGTCCCCGTCGTCTTGGCGCACCCTGCTGACCCTCATGCCACGTTTTGAATAG
- a CDS encoding transcriptional regulator: protein MKAKSLREWCREKGHSVEDVAEYMGVSVSRARDWFNGNGRPIYTRIVKLADWLNISTDQIDWDWKVEDISELPAMPRSPEFTPTKEKLLVSREQYEVAKKWLAAGRSKTEIAEAMGVSRYTYYKAELRFEADAPAKAKAQQKRREAAVKGRETKQLEAQAAKPLTKPSSNRAGAKAVEPRRKATKAVQ, encoded by the coding sequence ATGAAAGCCAAGAGTTTGCGAGAATGGTGCAGAGAGAAGGGTCACAGTGTAGAGGACGTGGCCGAATACATGGGAGTGTCCGTTTCGAGGGCGCGTGATTGGTTTAACGGCAATGGCCGACCAATCTATACCCGCATAGTGAAGCTGGCCGACTGGCTGAATATCTCAACTGACCAGATAGATTGGGATTGGAAAGTCGAGGATATTTCTGAACTGCCCGCTATGCCGCGCAGCCCAGAATTTACGCCCACGAAGGAGAAATTGCTTGTTAGCCGTGAGCAGTATGAAGTCGCTAAAAAATGGCTGGCCGCAGGACGCAGCAAGACCGAAATTGCTGAGGCTATGGGCGTAAGTCGTTATACCTACTACAAAGCCGAGTTGCGGTTTGAAGCTGATGCTCCAGCTAAGGCTAAGGCACAGCAGAAGCGGAGAGAGGCAGCCGTCAAAGGCCGCGAAACCAAACAACTTGAAGCGCAAGCCGCCAAGCCCCTTACAAAGCCCAGCAGCAACAGGGCAGGGGCAAAGGCAGTCGAACCCCGCCGCAAGGCCACCAAAGCCGTCCAGTGA
- a CDS encoding tyrosine-type recombinase/integrase, which yields MLTDVLDEFSSHLKREEGLSSATIAQYRADCNRLATWLSQQRPNIKQWSDVTTRDLRAYISDNAPEPARNRRLLSSWRKLWAYLRDVEGVEMYPGPADIKRVKLPSRQPKYLTPSEVSRLIEVAPGVNDEQRSRNRAMIGFLYGTGCRIGEVLKLKHGDIEFDSFGTPQKIRVIGKGNKERSLFLSPTAIRVLESWLKIWGMLRTDNGEYLFSHFNGVRQGKPLTARAVELIVKQAGENAGLPADKCTPHKLRHAHATALVRAGRRLEEVQEILGHNSISTTRIYAHLEPERLKAAADSLPDI from the coding sequence ATGCTGACTGATGTACTTGATGAATTTTCCAGCCACCTGAAACGCGAGGAAGGGCTGAGTTCAGCCACGATTGCCCAGTACCGCGCTGACTGTAACCGCCTTGCGACCTGGTTATCCCAGCAGCGCCCGAACATCAAACAATGGTCTGATGTAACCACCCGTGACCTACGCGCTTATATCAGTGACAATGCCCCGGAGCCTGCCCGTAACCGCCGCCTGCTTTCCAGTTGGCGCAAGCTGTGGGCGTATCTGAGGGATGTGGAGGGTGTGGAGATGTATCCCGGCCCAGCCGATATTAAGCGCGTGAAGTTGCCGAGCCGTCAGCCCAAGTATCTGACGCCCAGTGAAGTGAGCCGACTCATCGAAGTAGCGCCAGGAGTGAATGACGAGCAGCGGAGCCGGAACAGGGCCATGATTGGTTTTCTGTACGGCACAGGTTGCCGCATTGGTGAAGTATTGAAACTCAAACACGGTGACATTGAGTTTGATTCGTTCGGAACTCCTCAGAAAATACGGGTCATCGGTAAAGGGAACAAGGAGCGGAGTCTTTTCCTCTCCCCTACTGCCATTCGGGTGTTAGAGAGCTGGCTGAAAATCTGGGGGATGTTGCGTACCGACAATGGCGAGTACCTGTTTAGTCATTTTAATGGCGTCAGGCAAGGGAAGCCGCTGACCGCCCGCGCCGTCGAGCTGATAGTGAAGCAGGCCGGAGAAAATGCTGGGTTGCCTGCTGATAAATGCACTCCGCACAAGCTCAGGCACGCGCACGCCACAGCACTGGTCAGGGCGGGACGCAGGCTTGAGGAGGTGCAGGAGATTTTGGGCCACAACAGTATTTCCACGACTCGCATTTACGCTCACCTTGAACCTGAACGCCTCAAGGCCGCTGCCGACAGCTTGCCCGACATTTAA
- a CDS encoding ParA family protein, with protein MKMIALVSKKGGVGKTLLSMGIAQKLYEAGKQVAVIDHDPEGSAMGWSFNAQENGQSLPFPVLAPVDVVAAASNDFIVVDTPPNDVATLQQVVTRADYIVIPVLPGAGEIDRLQETVAAVATVQDKLREGVQIGFVLNRMEHNNLAAAMPEVMKNLSYPVVAQVNKSVEYQRAFGTLIPASLTVPFSQVLKEFDIL; from the coding sequence ATGAAAATGATTGCTTTGGTTTCAAAGAAAGGTGGTGTGGGGAAAACGCTGCTCAGCATGGGGATAGCCCAAAAGCTCTATGAGGCCGGGAAGCAGGTTGCCGTGATTGACCACGACCCGGAGGGAAGTGCAATGGGTTGGAGTTTCAACGCTCAGGAAAACGGCCAGAGCCTACCTTTTCCGGTGCTTGCCCCTGTTGACGTGGTAGCCGCTGCATCGAATGATTTTATTGTGGTGGACACCCCGCCCAATGACGTAGCGACCTTGCAGCAAGTCGTGACCCGTGCGGATTACATCGTGATTCCCGTGCTTCCCGGCGCGGGTGAAATAGACCGCTTGCAGGAAACGGTAGCCGCCGTTGCCACCGTGCAGGACAAACTGAGGGAGGGCGTGCAGATTGGGTTTGTGCTGAACCGAATGGAACACAATAACCTCGCCGCCGCCATGCCGGAGGTCATGAAGAACCTGAGCTATCCCGTTGTGGCCCAGGTGAATAAGAGCGTCGAGTATCAACGGGCTTTTGGAACACTGATTCCAGCGTCCCTTACTGTCCCGTTTTCCCAGGTTCTCAAGGAGTTTGACATTCTATGA
- a CDS encoding bifunctional DNA primase/polymerase, giving the protein MTRYAHEPEQIYEAALSLLRKGLSVIPTGGGISQWAKEPHKQALIASGHTSIGTDGKARASWKPMQTQRPTEDDLKMWYLQTRARGVGMVTGEISGLVVIDVDQEGLPLLGVLGWKPHVISPSGGAHLYVRHPGWYVQSNASKNKKTLPPGFDVRGDGGYIMLPPSRNRKGHYRRTDQRKLLSISDIPEVVEVDGQQQQYHLREALGLTPPAPKPQVQERESFTPFYADDDRCPLHVILDRAEDYAHDSRNKGAFMFGLWANANGYRLDEAMYAAFEYTDMVQGVKTTPFTVEEARKAIQSAYTYPKKDAWVRREERNP; this is encoded by the coding sequence ATGACGAGGTACGCCCACGAACCCGAACAAATCTATGAAGCCGCGCTGTCATTGCTGCGGAAGGGTTTGAGCGTTATTCCAACGGGCGGCGGCATCAGCCAATGGGCCAAAGAACCCCACAAGCAAGCCCTGATTGCTTCTGGTCACACATCGATTGGGACGGACGGCAAAGCGCGGGCGAGTTGGAAACCCATGCAGACCCAGCGGCCCACCGAGGATGACCTGAAAATGTGGTACTTGCAGACGCGGGCCAGAGGCGTAGGCATGGTCACTGGGGAAATCAGCGGGCTTGTGGTCATTGACGTTGACCAAGAAGGCTTACCCCTGCTTGGTGTCCTGGGTTGGAAACCTCACGTCATTTCTCCCAGCGGAGGGGCGCACCTGTACGTCAGGCATCCTGGTTGGTACGTCCAGAGCAATGCCAGCAAAAATAAAAAGACACTGCCCCCAGGCTTTGATGTGCGCGGCGACGGCGGCTACATCATGCTTCCCCCCAGCCGTAACCGCAAAGGCCATTACCGCCGCACCGACCAGCGCAAGTTGCTGAGTATCAGCGACATTCCCGAAGTGGTAGAGGTGGATGGCCAGCAGCAGCAGTACCACTTGCGCGAGGCTTTGGGCCTGACACCACCAGCCCCCAAACCCCAGGTGCAGGAACGGGAGAGCTTTACCCCGTTCTACGCAGACGACGACCGTTGCCCCTTGCACGTCATTCTTGACCGCGCTGAGGACTACGCCCACGACAGCCGCAACAAAGGCGCTTTCATGTTCGGGCTTTGGGCCAACGCCAACGGCTACCGCCTAGACGAAGCCATGTACGCCGCTTTTGAGTACACCGACATGGTGCAGGGCGTGAAAACGACTCCCTTTACCGTCGAAGAAGCCCGCAAAGCCATTCAGAGCGCCTACACCTACCCCAAGAAAGACGCTTGGGTACGAAGGGAGGAAAGGAACCCATGA
- a CDS encoding zeta toxin family protein produces the protein MPTLTVIAGQNGSGKSTLVKAQRLKTIDPDQITRSYGQGYTTAANLQAGREAVRQQNEAITNGQSFGIETTLSSRQPIVKMEEAREAGYKVKLAFVIPENDNTRLRIDNRVNEGGHNISDVDLERRRPRIVENLPQAMKQANMTALYLSNTETRDFRLVGAAYNGEVKLTPEVPEHIQATIKQHFDVQQVDSISPHHPITHHFQPHVQQRDY, from the coding sequence ATGCCGACCCTGACCGTCATTGCGGGTCAGAATGGCTCAGGGAAATCAACACTGGTCAAAGCCCAACGCCTGAAAACCATTGACCCCGACCAGATCACCAGAAGCTACGGTCAGGGCTACACCACCGCCGCCAATTTGCAGGCAGGCCGGGAAGCGGTACGGCAGCAGAATGAAGCGATCACCAACGGCCAGAGCTTCGGGATTGAAACCACGCTTTCAAGCAGGCAGCCGATTGTGAAGATGGAGGAGGCCCGTGAAGCTGGATACAAGGTCAAGCTGGCCTTTGTGATTCCAGAGAACGACAACACCCGGCTCCGCATTGACAACCGCGTGAACGAGGGCGGCCACAACATCTCTGATGTTGACCTTGAACGCCGGAGGCCGCGCATTGTCGAGAACTTGCCCCAGGCCATGAAGCAGGCCAATATGACGGCCCTGTACCTCTCCAACACTGAAACGCGGGATTTTCGGTTGGTAGGGGCGGCCTATAACGGCGAAGTCAAATTGACCCCGGAAGTCCCTGAGCATATCCAGGCCACGATTAAGCAGCACTTTGACGTGCAGCAAGTGGACAGCATCAGCCCCCATCACCCCATTACTCACCACTTTCAGCCGCATGTTCAACAGCGGGATTACTGA